The sequence TGCATATCCCGTTCGCGAAATTGGTGCTGACGAAACAACGGAGTGCGAAATGACCTCTGCCGCTGCGGTCGGGCCGCTGGTCTACGGCCGCATCTCGTAGGCGCCGTCGTAGGCCTTCACCCGTTCCCACACCCTGCCGAAGCGTTCGGTATCCGACACCGGTTTGCGGACCGCGCCGAGCGCCCAGTCCTGCTGAGCCTGCGTCGAGCTCGACTTACCATGCAGGGCAACCGCGTACGCACTGAAGTCGCGTACCTGGAAGTCGAAGATCTGGTCGACGATGTCTGCCATATCCGAGTCCATGCCCGTCAGCGCCGCCTGCTCGAGAATCAGCTGGCCGTAGACGATCAGCGAGAAGAGGTGGCCCACGTTGAGCAGGAAGTCCAGATCCTTCTGTTGGCCGGCATCTGGAGCGGCGGTGAAGAGGAACTCCCTGAAGGCCTGCGCCTGCTCGTAGAAACGCGCGACGTTGGGGATGGTCAGGTGCCGTTCGTAAGCCGGCGTCCAGTCGGCGAACTGAACTTTCCCCGCACCGCGCGTCGGACCCTGCTTCCAGAAGAAAACGTCGTCGGCGGGATCGTTGCGGCTCGGAATCTCCGGATACTGGGCCGGATTGAGCATGTAGTTCGGCATGAACTTCAACACGAGACCGACGTTGACGTGAACGGTGCCTTCCAGACGGGGCAGTGCCCCGATGAGCTGCGCCACCTCGCGGAACATCGTGTTCTTCTCATACCCCTTGGCGGCGACGACATCGTGGAGCGCCCGCACGACGTTCTCGCCCTCCATCGTGACCTTGGCCTTGGTCACGGGATTGAACAACAGGTAGCGCCGATCGTCGAGGCTCGCGCTGCGCAGGTAGTCGACCGAGCGCTGGCTGAACAGTTTCATCGCCACTATCCGCGCATACGAGTCGACGAAATTGGCCCGCACGTGGGCGAAGTCGGTCACCGGGTTGCCGTACAGGATCCGATTCTGCGCGTGGGTGATCGCCTCGTAGAAGGCGTGTTCGACCATGCCGATGGAACACGTGCACAAATTGAACTTGCCGATGTTGACCGTGTTCAGCGCCGCCGCAAAGGCTTCCACGCCGGTATGCAGGATGTCCTCGGCGCGCACCGGATAGTTCTCCAGCCGGAACGTCGATACGTAGATCTGCATGTGCACGACGTTGTCGACCAGGTGGTAGTTCTCGTGACGGCTGTCGGCGACGAAGAACACATACCCTTCCCCAGCGTCCGCCTCACCGACGTCGCCGCGCCGGCCGAACACCGAAACCATGCTCGCCACATTGCCGTTGCCGATGTAGTACTTCTCCCCCGTCGCCCGGTAGAGGATGCCGTTGGCGACGTCCT is a genomic window of Mycobacterium sp. ITM-2016-00318 containing:
- a CDS encoding acyl-CoA dehydrogenase family protein, translated to MTKMDGLLFNPNTYDPERFDAETRRLLRATIDFFEGQGKKRLLDDDLKAVWPGDFVDFVKREGLFATFLTPSEFAAGDENKRWDAARNAALSEILGFYGLTYWYTEQVTILGLGPIWQSENKDAKLKAADDLAAGEVMAFGLSEREHGADVYNTDMVLTPASEEDVANGILYRATGEKYYIGNGNVASMVSVFGRRGDVGEADAGEGYVFFVADSRHENYHLVDNVVHMQIYVSTFRLENYPVRAEDILHTGVEAFAAALNTVNIGKFNLCTCSIGMVEHAFYEAITHAQNRILYGNPVTDFAHVRANFVDSYARIVAMKLFSQRSVDYLRSASLDDRRYLLFNPVTKAKVTMEGENVVRALHDVVAAKGYEKNTMFREVAQLIGALPRLEGTVHVNVGLVLKFMPNYMLNPAQYPEIPSRNDPADDVFFWKQGPTRGAGKVQFADWTPAYERHLTIPNVARFYEQAQAFREFLFTAAPDAGQQKDLDFLLNVGHLFSLIVYGQLILEQAALTGMDSDMADIVDQIFDFQVRDFSAYAVALHGKSSSTQAQQDWALGAVRKPVSDTERFGRVWERVKAYDGAYEMRP